The proteins below are encoded in one region of Hordeum vulgare subsp. vulgare chromosome 3H, MorexV3_pseudomolecules_assembly, whole genome shotgun sequence:
- the LOC123439986 gene encoding late embryogenesis abundant protein Lea14-A-like, translated as MGTGEDDDVTTAEPGGEDQQTREAGEGGGVVASLVGKAKGFVAEKIAQIPKPEASLERVSFKSISREGVALHSHVDVSNPYSYRIPICELTYTFKSDGKVIASGTMPDPGWIGASGTTKLELPVNVPYDFVMSLMKDLSGDWDIDYVLEVGITIDLPVIGTFTIPVSTEGEMKLPTFRDLF; from the exons ATGGGCACGGGAGAGGACGACGACGTGACGACGGCAGAACCAGGCGGAGAGGATCAGCAGACGCGGGAggcaggagagggaggaggggtggtggcgAGCCTGGTGGGCAAGGCCAAGGGGTTCGTCGCGGAGAAGATCGCGCAGATCCCCAAGCCCGAGGCATCGCTAGAGCGGGTCTCGTTCAAGAGCATCAGCCGCGAGGGCGTCGCGCTCCACAGCCATGTCGACGTCAGCAACCCCTACTCGTACCGCATCCCGATCTGCGAGCTCACCTACACGTTCAAGAGCGACGGAAA GGTCATAGCATCAGGCACGATGCCTGACCCGGGCTGGATCGGCGCGAGCGGCACCACGAAGCTGGAGCTGCCGGTGAATGTGCCCTATGACTTCGTcatgtcattgatgaaggatctGAGCGGGGACTGGGACATCGACTACGTGTTGGAGGTCGGGATCACCATCGACCTCCCCGTCATCGGCACCTTCACCATCCCGGTCAGCACCGAGGGGGAGATGAAGCTCCCCACGTTTCGGGATTTGTTTTGA